The following coding sequences lie in one Zingiber officinale cultivar Zhangliang chromosome 2B, Zo_v1.1, whole genome shotgun sequence genomic window:
- the LOC122049648 gene encoding 11 kDa late embryogenesis abundant protein-like, which yields MQSGKRATESVKEAAAGIAASAQAGMEKTKATVQEKVEKATARTPAEKAAAEAKKREKVREAEIVKQEAMRRHEEPEVVAGHPIGGQGVEGVAESLPIGRATGTGRPSAGHNPFVGSEEPVARGTGDHYT from the coding sequence ATGCAATCGGGGAAGAGAGCGACGGAGTCCGTGAAGGAGGCGGCGGCCGGCATCGCGGCCTCGGCGCAGGCGGGGATGGAGAAGACCAAGGCGACCGTGCAGGAGAAGGTGGAGAAGGCGACGGCCCGGACGCCGGCGGAGAAGGCCGCGGCGGAGGCGAAGAAGCGGGAGAAGGTCCGTGAGGCCGAGATCGTGAAGCAGGAGGCGATGCGGCGCCACGAAGAGCCGGAGGTGGTGGCGGGGCACCCGATCGGCGGGCAAGGCGTGGAGGGGGTGGCGGAGTCACTGCCGATCGGCAGGGCGACGGGGACGGGGCGGCCATCGGCGGGGCATAACCCCTTCGTGGGATCGGAGGAGCCGGTGGCGCGTGGCACGGGCGACCACTACACTTAG